Proteins encoded by one window of Shewanella avicenniae:
- the dbpA gene encoding ATP-dependent RNA helicase DbpA: protein MTASNATDFGALPLNPSLIATMADLGFAQMTPIQAQSLPAILAGRDVLAQAKTGSGKTCAFGLGILQQLQVSLFRVQSLVLCPTRELADQVASELRKFARGIHNIKILTLCGGTPIGPQIGSLEHGAHIIVGTPGRVLEHLEQRRLFLDDLNQFVLDEADRMLEMGFADALDQIRAFLPRKRQNLLFSATFPESILALAKETLQQPVEVKVAESAVNANIQQTFYRISNIEGRRQGVYQLLLKHRPESAVVFCNTKQETQDVADFLADKGFDAVALHGDLDQRERDRALVAFALKSAAVLVATDVAARGLDIDALDLVINYQLAFEQEAHVHRIGRTGRAGAKGIALSLVAPNDDMRLALLEDRYGTLQFDDLPEVANTAPLLANMSCIRIEGGKKHKLRPGDILGALTAGTDISGSDVGKIQVNDIWAYVAVKRQLAKVAAAKLSKGKLKGKSFRAWVMGR from the coding sequence TTGACTGCTTCTAATGCTACTGACTTTGGCGCCTTGCCGCTAAACCCTTCTCTTATTGCGACCATGGCTGACTTAGGTTTTGCCCAGATGACGCCGATTCAAGCGCAAAGTTTGCCGGCGATTTTGGCTGGGCGAGATGTGTTAGCGCAAGCAAAAACCGGCTCAGGAAAAACCTGCGCTTTTGGTTTAGGCATTTTGCAGCAGTTGCAAGTGAGCTTGTTCCGGGTGCAATCTTTGGTGCTTTGCCCCACTCGCGAACTGGCTGACCAAGTCGCCAGCGAACTGCGTAAGTTTGCCCGTGGTATTCACAACATTAAGATTTTGACCTTGTGTGGCGGCACGCCCATTGGCCCGCAAATAGGCTCGTTGGAACACGGCGCGCACATCATTGTGGGCACCCCAGGTCGGGTGCTGGAACATCTAGAACAACGCCGCCTGTTCTTGGACGACCTAAATCAGTTCGTACTGGATGAAGCCGACCGTATGTTGGAGATGGGCTTTGCTGATGCGTTAGATCAAATCCGCGCATTCTTGCCGCGTAAACGGCAAAACCTGCTGTTTAGCGCGACTTTCCCCGAATCAATTTTGGCGCTGGCAAAAGAAACCTTGCAGCAACCGGTCGAAGTCAAAGTGGCTGAAAGCGCCGTGAACGCCAATATTCAGCAGACCTTTTATCGCATAAGCAATATCGAAGGTCGCCGCCAAGGGGTGTATCAACTGCTGTTGAAACACCGGCCTGAAAGCGCAGTGGTGTTCTGTAACACCAAGCAAGAAACCCAAGATGTGGCCGACTTCTTAGCCGACAAAGGCTTTGATGCAGTTGCACTGCATGGCGATCTTGACCAACGTGAGCGCGATCGGGCGTTGGTGGCATTCGCATTGAAAAGCGCTGCGGTGCTGGTGGCAACCGACGTGGCTGCGCGCGGCTTGGACATAGATGCGCTCGACTTGGTGATCAATTACCAATTGGCCTTTGAGCAAGAAGCGCACGTACACCGTATTGGCCGTACTGGCCGTGCCGGTGCTAAAGGTATCGCGCTGAGTTTAGTCGCGCCAAATGACGACATGCGTTTGGCATTGCTGGAAGACCGCTATGGCACGCTGCAATTTGACGACCTGCCAGAAGTGGCAAACACCGCGCCGCTGCTGGCGAATATGAGCTGTATTCGTATCGAGGGCGGTAAAAAACACAAGCTGCGTCCCGGTGATATTCTCGGGGCTCTGACTGCGGGTACCGATATTAGCGGCAGTGATGTGGGTAAAATCCAAGTCAACGATATTTGGGCTTACGTGGCGGTGAAGCGTCAGCTGGCTAAAGTGGCTGCGGCGAAGCTGTCAAAAGGTAAACTGAAAGGTAAGTCGTTCCGCGCTTGGGTGATGGGGCGGTAA
- the groL gene encoding chaperonin GroEL (60 kDa chaperone family; promotes refolding of misfolded polypeptides especially under stressful conditions; forms two stacked rings of heptamers to form a barrel-shaped 14mer; ends can be capped by GroES; misfolded proteins enter the barrel where they are refolded when GroES binds): MAAKEVKFGNDARVKMLAGVNVLANAVKVTLGPKGRNVVLDKSFGAPLITKDGVSVAKEIELEDKFENMGAQMVKEVASKANDAAGDGTTTATVLAQAIVNEGLKAVAAGMNPMDLKRGIDKAVIAAVAELKALSQACSDSKAIAQVGTISANSDESIGEIIANAMEKVGKEGVITVEEGQALENELDVVEGMQFDRGYLSPYFINKAETGSVELDNPFILLVDKKINSIRELLPILEGLAKSGRPLLIVAEDVEGEALATLVVNNMRGIVKVAAVKAPGFGDRRKAMLQDIAILTGGTVIAEEIGLELEKATLEDLGSAKRVIITKDNTTIIDGVGEEDQIKARVEQIKQQIAESTSDYDKEKLQERMAKLAGGVAVIKVGAATEVEMKEKKDRVEDALHATRAAVEEGVVAGGGVALIRVASKIKDVEVANEDQKHGVVIALRAMEAPLRQIATNAGEEASVVANTVKNGEGNFGYNAGNDTYGDMLEMGILDPTKVTRSALQFAASIAGLMITTEAMVSELPKDEAGPDMGGMGGMGGMGGMM, from the coding sequence ATGGCAGCTAAAGAAGTAAAATTTGGTAACGACGCACGCGTAAAAATGCTGGCGGGTGTTAACGTTTTAGCTAACGCAGTTAAAGTGACTCTGGGCCCTAAAGGCCGTAACGTAGTTTTGGATAAAAGCTTCGGCGCACCATTGATCACCAAAGACGGTGTTTCAGTAGCGAAAGAGATCGAACTGGAAGACAAGTTCGAAAACATGGGCGCACAAATGGTGAAAGAAGTTGCATCAAAAGCAAACGATGCAGCAGGTGACGGTACCACTACCGCGACCGTTCTGGCACAAGCCATTGTTAACGAAGGTCTGAAAGCGGTTGCCGCTGGCATGAACCCAATGGACCTGAAACGCGGTATCGACAAAGCCGTTATTGCAGCAGTTGCTGAACTGAAAGCGCTGTCTCAAGCCTGTTCAGATTCAAAAGCGATTGCTCAAGTAGGGACTATCTCTGCTAACTCTGATGAATCAATCGGCGAAATCATTGCTAACGCAATGGAAAAAGTAGGCAAAGAAGGCGTTATCACCGTTGAAGAAGGCCAAGCGCTGGAAAACGAACTGGACGTCGTAGAAGGTATGCAGTTCGACCGCGGTTACCTGTCTCCTTACTTCATCAACAAAGCAGAAACTGGCTCAGTTGAACTGGATAACCCATTCATCCTGCTGGTTGACAAGAAAATCAACAGCATCCGTGAACTGTTGCCAATCCTTGAAGGTCTGGCGAAATCTGGCCGTCCACTGCTGATCGTTGCTGAAGACGTTGAAGGCGAAGCGCTGGCAACGCTGGTTGTGAACAACATGCGCGGTATCGTGAAAGTCGCTGCAGTTAAAGCCCCTGGTTTCGGCGACCGTCGTAAAGCGATGCTGCAAGATATCGCTATCCTGACTGGCGGTACTGTTATCGCTGAAGAGATCGGTCTGGAACTGGAAAAAGCCACGCTGGAAGATCTGGGTAGCGCAAAACGCGTGATCATCACCAAAGACAACACCACTATCATTGACGGTGTTGGTGAAGAAGACCAAATCAAAGCGCGCGTTGAGCAAATCAAACAACAAATTGCTGAATCAACTTCAGACTACGACAAAGAAAAACTGCAAGAACGTATGGCGAAACTGGCCGGCGGTGTTGCGGTAATCAAAGTCGGTGCAGCTACCGAAGTTGAAATGAAAGAGAAAAAAGACCGCGTTGAAGACGCGCTGCACGCAACTCGCGCCGCTGTTGAAGAAGGCGTGGTTGCAGGTGGTGGTGTTGCCCTGATCCGCGTTGCTTCAAAAATCAAAGATGTTGAAGTGGCTAACGAAGACCAAAAACACGGTGTGGTTATCGCACTGCGTGCAATGGAAGCACCATTGCGCCAAATCGCGACCAACGCCGGTGAAGAAGCCTCAGTTGTGGCTAACACTGTGAAAAACGGTGAAGGCAACTTCGGTTACAACGCGGGTAACGATACCTACGGCGACATGCTGGAAATGGGTATTCTTGACCCAACTAAAGTGACTCGTAGCGCACTGCAATTTGCAGCGTCTATCGCTGGCCTGATGATCACCACCGAAGCGATGGTATCTGAACTGCCAAAAGATGAAGCTGGCCCAGATATGGGTGGCATGGGCGGTATGGGTGGCATGGGCGGCATGATGTAA
- a CDS encoding co-chaperone GroES: MNIRPLHDRVIVKRLEVESTSAGGIVLTGSAAEKSSRAEVLAVGNGRILDNGEVRPLDVKVGDVVIFNEGYGVKKEKIDGQEVLILSESDLMAIVD; encoded by the coding sequence ATGAATATTCGTCCATTACATGACCGCGTAATTGTAAAACGTCTGGAAGTGGAAAGCACTTCAGCGGGCGGCATTGTATTGACTGGCAGCGCGGCCGAAAAATCTAGCCGTGCAGAAGTATTGGCAGTAGGCAATGGCCGGATTTTGGACAATGGCGAAGTGCGGCCACTGGATGTGAAAGTTGGTGATGTAGTGATCTTCAACGAAGGTTACGGCGTGAAGAAAGAAAAGATCGACGGTCAAGAAGTATTGATCCTGTCTGAATCAGATCTGATGGCTATCGTAGACTAA
- a CDS encoding MATE family efflux transporter codes for MRDRHGLLSQPIGRVLLNMSLPNMLGILTVLGFNLVDTFFVSRLGTDALAAISFTFPITLVIISIAIGIGAGVSTNLGRLIGGGHAPLAKVFLHDALLLSFVITVMLSLLGSILFVPLFSLLGASESLLPLIHQYMQPWFIGVPLLVLQMVGNQGLKATGDTTSPAKILSLAALINLLLDPLLIFGIGPFPRLELQGAAIATVLSWVVALMLSGYLIIIKRKLLSTARFCVARYRANWRRLAHIAQPAAIMNLINPLANAVIMALLARMDHTAVAAFGAGTRLESVMLIVAMALSSSVVPFVAQNLGAGQPERARRAVLLSIRFVLVFQTLLYLPLMYFATPIAGLFSDDPQVLTWLTFYIQYLPLAYGPLGMVIIVATALNAYHRPMASLGFNLVRLFVLMLPLAAIGAYCWGIKGLLLALPLTNLIAGISCYFIALKVKEPKDLKHTPEEDAMLQSEQIIGK; via the coding sequence ATGAGAGACAGACACGGGCTGCTCAGCCAGCCAATTGGTCGTGTACTGCTCAACATGAGCCTGCCCAATATGCTGGGTATCCTAACGGTACTCGGTTTTAATCTGGTCGATACCTTCTTTGTCAGCCGCCTAGGTACCGACGCATTAGCGGCGATCAGTTTTACCTTCCCCATTACCTTAGTGATTATCAGCATCGCTATCGGTATCGGCGCAGGCGTTTCGACCAACTTAGGTCGCTTGATTGGTGGCGGCCATGCGCCGCTTGCTAAAGTATTCCTGCATGACGCGCTGCTGCTGAGCTTTGTGATCACCGTGATGCTGTCGTTGTTGGGCAGCATTCTGTTTGTGCCTTTGTTCAGTTTATTGGGCGCGTCGGAGTCTCTGCTGCCACTGATCCATCAGTACATGCAGCCGTGGTTTATTGGCGTACCGCTATTAGTATTGCAGATGGTGGGCAATCAAGGATTAAAAGCGACTGGGGATACCACCTCGCCCGCCAAAATTCTTTCGCTGGCGGCGCTGATTAACTTACTGCTCGACCCTTTACTGATCTTTGGCATTGGTCCGTTTCCAAGGTTGGAGCTACAAGGCGCGGCGATTGCCACTGTGCTGTCTTGGGTGGTGGCGTTAATGTTGTCAGGTTATCTGATCATCATTAAACGCAAACTGCTGAGTACCGCGAGGTTCTGTGTTGCTCGCTATCGCGCCAATTGGCGCCGTTTGGCTCATATTGCACAACCTGCAGCGATTATGAATCTAATCAATCCATTAGCGAATGCGGTGATTATGGCCTTGCTAGCGCGGATGGATCACACTGCGGTGGCTGCGTTTGGTGCAGGCACTCGGCTGGAGTCGGTGATGCTGATTGTGGCAATGGCTTTGTCATCCAGCGTTGTGCCGTTTGTGGCACAAAATTTAGGTGCTGGGCAGCCAGAGCGCGCCCGCCGTGCGGTATTGCTATCGATTCGGTTTGTGTTGGTGTTTCAAACTCTGCTTTATCTGCCATTGATGTACTTTGCTACGCCGATCGCTGGGCTATTTAGTGATGATCCGCAAGTGCTAACCTGGCTGACCTTTTATATTCAATACTTGCCGCTGGCCTATGGACCACTGGGGATGGTGATCATCGTGGCAACGGCACTGAACGCTTATCATCGGCCGATGGCATCACTGGGGTTCAATCTGGTCAGGCTATTTGTGTTGATGCTGCCGTTGGCAGCCATTGGCGCCTATTGCTGGGGCATTAAAGGTTTGCTGTTGGCGCTACCGCTGACCAATTTGATTGCCGGTATTAGCTGTTACTTTATCGCCTTAAAAGTAAAAGAACCGAAAGATTTAAAACATACCCCAGAAGAAGATGCCATGCTGCAGTCGGAACAGATCATTGGCAAATAA
- a CDS encoding FxsA family protein, which translates to MPFLFLVLLFLVPAVEVSLMMRVSEVLGGWNTLALVVLTAVVGVSLVRSQGVVTLMSVQRKLAYGEVPGQEIIEGMMLALAGVLLLIPGFMTDLIGLLMLTPFTRAPIAKMLLKRLQLQVVTSRFGQGNNPFSQGPFNPSDFSRPRQDDDVIDGEYEHKAEEVKPESRLRTPIDNAKERPEDRTENDLDDDHDQPPKR; encoded by the coding sequence ATGCCTTTTCTATTTTTAGTGTTGTTGTTTCTGGTGCCTGCGGTTGAAGTCTCGCTGATGATGCGTGTGAGCGAAGTATTAGGCGGCTGGAATACCTTGGCCTTGGTCGTCCTCACGGCGGTTGTCGGCGTGTCCTTGGTGCGTAGCCAAGGTGTGGTGACCTTGATGAGCGTGCAACGTAAACTCGCTTATGGCGAAGTGCCAGGGCAAGAGATTATCGAAGGTATGATGCTGGCGTTGGCGGGCGTATTGCTGTTAATTCCCGGCTTTATGACTGACCTGATCGGCTTACTAATGCTCACGCCGTTTACCCGTGCCCCTATTGCGAAAATGCTGTTGAAGCGCTTGCAGTTGCAGGTAGTCACCAGTCGATTCGGCCAGGGCAATAATCCGTTTTCGCAAGGGCCGTTTAACCCAAGTGATTTCTCGCGCCCGCGTCAAGACGACGATGTTATCGATGGTGAATATGAACATAAGGCCGAAGAAGTCAAACCTGAGTCGCGGCTGCGTACCCCTATCGATAACGCTAAAGAGCGCCCTGAAGACCGTACCGAAAACGACCTTGATGACGACCACGATCAGCCACCTAAACGTTAA
- the cutA gene encoding divalent-cation tolerance protein CutA: MAESNTEAMIVFCSFPDSETACAIADTLVKEQLAACVQISAPMTSVYRWQGEICHESEVAMQLKCSAAVYSALAQRLVALHPYEVPELLAVTATAGLPAYLDWIKDNTK, encoded by the coding sequence ATGGCGGAGTCAAATACTGAGGCAATGATCGTTTTTTGCAGCTTTCCAGACAGTGAAACTGCCTGTGCGATTGCCGATACGTTAGTCAAAGAACAGTTAGCCGCCTGCGTCCAAATCTCCGCGCCGATGACCTCGGTCTATCGCTGGCAAGGTGAGATTTGTCACGAAAGCGAAGTTGCCATGCAACTCAAATGTTCAGCCGCAGTCTATAGCGCATTGGCGCAACGATTGGTTGCATTACATCCCTATGAAGTACCCGAACTGTTAGCGGTCACTGCAACGGCGGGGTTACCTGCGTATTTAGATTGGATCAAAGACAATACAAAATGA
- a CDS encoding protein-disulfide reductase DsbD, which translates to MKRLLPLLLGVLVLMTSAVQAENSLTKAFPFLKSEPQLMPVDQAFAFEAKQQGNIVTLSWVIADGYYMYRDKLTVKVANAELGDMLKPAGEDHVDDYFGNQQVYRSYIEIPVALKQAAADGKLSVTFMGCAEGKLCFPPTTRDVALNEVAANDGILAGAASDTAEPNAEPVADANNSAANQPLTEQDSLLAQLVHGDNWLLTLISFFVLGIGLALTPCVFPMYPILSGIIVGQGGKVSTARAFTLSMIYVQGMAITYSILGLIVATAGMKYQAALQSPPVLIGISILFVLLSLSMFGMYELQLPSRWQEKLTGISNKQQGGKLGGVFVMGVLSGLVASPCTTAPLSAVLVYVAQSGDLLQGFVTLYVLSMGMGLPLLLIGTSGGKLLPRAGAWMNIIKHIFGFLLIMVAIIMLGRIWPGLVSDLLWTVWAICFVGYLLHQNKLTAISWKHSAREVILLLALLGSFSYGLQAVMGYLGYSVSNHVSRSGAQHGNFKTIKTLADFKTELAAAKAAGKPVMLDLYADWCVACKEFANITFKDAEVQQRMAQMVLLQADVTAMDAQDEELLNGYDVLGLPTLLFVDAEGNLRDDLRVTGFMGADEFAPHLDHLLQ; encoded by the coding sequence ATGAAACGACTGCTCCCCCTGCTGCTTGGCGTTCTGGTATTGATGACCAGTGCAGTTCAGGCCGAAAACAGCCTTACTAAAGCGTTTCCGTTCCTCAAAAGCGAACCTCAATTGATGCCGGTCGACCAAGCGTTTGCGTTTGAGGCCAAGCAACAAGGCAACATCGTCACGCTCAGTTGGGTAATTGCCGACGGCTACTACATGTACCGCGACAAACTTACAGTGAAAGTCGCCAATGCCGAGTTAGGTGACATGCTGAAGCCAGCGGGTGAAGATCATGTTGATGATTATTTTGGTAACCAGCAGGTATACCGTAGCTATATCGAAATTCCGGTAGCCCTTAAACAAGCCGCCGCCGATGGCAAGCTCAGCGTCACTTTTATGGGTTGTGCCGAAGGTAAACTGTGTTTTCCACCGACCACGCGCGATGTTGCGCTAAACGAAGTTGCCGCCAATGATGGCATTCTCGCCGGTGCAGCAAGCGACACTGCCGAACCAAACGCTGAGCCAGTGGCAGATGCGAATAATTCTGCCGCCAACCAACCGCTTACCGAGCAAGACTCACTGCTCGCCCAGTTAGTGCACGGTGATAACTGGTTGCTGACGTTAATCTCTTTCTTTGTGCTCGGCATTGGCCTAGCGCTGACACCATGCGTATTCCCTATGTATCCGATTCTGTCGGGCATTATTGTTGGCCAAGGCGGTAAAGTATCGACGGCGCGCGCCTTTACCCTGTCGATGATCTATGTGCAGGGCATGGCGATCACCTACTCGATTCTTGGCTTGATTGTGGCAACCGCGGGGATGAAATACCAAGCGGCGCTGCAAAGCCCACCGGTATTGATTGGCATCTCGATTCTGTTTGTGTTGCTCAGTTTGTCGATGTTCGGCATGTATGAGCTGCAACTGCCATCACGCTGGCAGGAAAAGCTCACTGGTATCTCAAATAAGCAGCAAGGCGGCAAGTTAGGTGGCGTGTTTGTCATGGGCGTGTTGTCTGGTTTGGTGGCCTCTCCTTGCACCACCGCGCCGTTATCTGCAGTGCTCGTGTACGTGGCGCAAAGCGGTGACTTGTTGCAAGGCTTTGTGACCCTGTACGTGCTCAGTATGGGCATGGGCTTACCGCTGCTGTTGATTGGCACCTCGGGCGGTAAACTGCTGCCACGCGCAGGAGCTTGGATGAACATCATTAAGCATATCTTCGGTTTCTTGCTGATCATGGTGGCGATCATTATGCTCGGCCGCATCTGGCCGGGGTTAGTATCGGATCTGCTGTGGACCGTGTGGGCCATCTGCTTTGTGGGTTACCTGTTGCATCAAAACAAACTGACCGCGATCAGCTGGAAGCACTCGGCGCGTGAAGTGATTTTACTGTTGGCACTGCTGGGCAGTTTCTCTTACGGCTTACAAGCCGTGATGGGCTATTTAGGCTATTCAGTGTCAAACCATGTGAGCCGCAGCGGCGCACAACATGGCAATTTCAAAACCATCAAAACCTTGGCAGATTTTAAAACTGAACTGGCGGCGGCCAAAGCGGCAGGTAAGCCAGTAATGCTCGACTTATACGCCGATTGGTGTGTGGCCTGTAAAGAGTTTGCCAATATCACCTTTAAAGATGCCGAAGTGCAGCAACGCATGGCGCAGATGGTACTGCTGCAAGCAGATGTCACCGCTATGGATGCACAAGATGAAGAGTTGCTCAACGGCTATGATGTGTTAGGGCTACCCACCCTGCTGTTTGTCGATGCCGAAGGCAATTTGCGCGATGATTTGCGAGTCACTGGCTTTATGGGCGCTGATGAGTTTGCGCCGCATCTGGATCATCTACTGCAGTAA
- a CDS encoding cation:proton antiporter family protein, with product MEPAILIITLACGLAVNTINLPPLIGYLAAGFVLYVFGVQADSLPLLHSLADLGVTLLLFAIGLKLDVRSLFKAEVWAGSSLHLIFSIIIFMPLLMLLGAIGVARVADLDWQQLALIAFALSFSSTVFAVKVLEDKGDMQSLYGRVAIGILIMQDIFAVLFLTVSKGNFPSPWALALLGLPLLRPLLYRLFDRVGHGELLVLFGLLMALVGGAWLFESVGMKPDLGALIAGMLLAGHKKASELAKSLFYFKELFLVAFFLTIGLNGLPSLEDIGMAGILLLLLPLKVVMFIWLLTRFRLRSRTAIMGAFNLGNYSEFGLIVAAVATQKGWLPAHWLLIIAVALSASFLIAAPLNNMVAHIYGRFSGHLSRLEKSPLHPEDRQISLGNPRFLILGMGRIGSGAYDELRARFGDVILGIEHKQELVEYHREHGRNVVQGDAADTDFWDKLERAPALELVLLAMPYHAGNIFAVEQLRKRDYQGNISAIIQYSEDANSLKQLGVNAVYNLYEAAGAGFVDHVMNQLTPVANNEQAAECNS from the coding sequence ATGGAACCCGCAATTCTTATCATTACCCTCGCCTGTGGTTTGGCGGTCAATACCATCAATCTGCCGCCACTCATTGGTTATCTCGCGGCAGGATTTGTGCTGTATGTCTTTGGCGTACAAGCCGATAGCTTACCGCTGTTGCATTCGTTAGCCGATCTTGGGGTAACCCTGCTGCTGTTTGCCATCGGCTTAAAACTGGATGTGCGCAGCCTGTTTAAGGCTGAGGTTTGGGCGGGTTCGAGCTTGCACCTGATATTTTCCATCATCATCTTTATGCCGTTGCTGATGCTGCTCGGCGCGATTGGGGTTGCTCGGGTCGCCGATTTAGATTGGCAACAACTGGCGTTAATCGCCTTTGCGCTCAGTTTCTCTTCCACCGTATTTGCGGTAAAAGTGCTGGAAGACAAAGGCGATATGCAGTCGCTGTATGGCCGCGTTGCGATTGGCATTCTGATTATGCAGGATATCTTCGCGGTGCTGTTTTTAACCGTATCGAAGGGTAATTTCCCGTCGCCTTGGGCGCTGGCACTGCTTGGCTTGCCACTATTGCGGCCGCTGCTGTATCGCTTATTTGATCGCGTCGGTCACGGTGAACTATTGGTGTTGTTTGGGCTATTAATGGCACTGGTTGGCGGCGCCTGGTTATTTGAATCAGTGGGAATGAAGCCCGACCTTGGCGCCCTGATTGCTGGCATGCTGCTGGCGGGACATAAAAAAGCCTCGGAACTGGCCAAATCGCTGTTCTACTTTAAGGAGCTGTTCTTGGTGGCCTTCTTCCTCACTATAGGTTTGAACGGGTTACCATCGTTGGAAGACATCGGCATGGCCGGCATTTTATTGCTGTTACTGCCGCTTAAAGTGGTGATGTTTATCTGGCTGCTCACCCGCTTTAGATTGCGTTCGCGCACTGCGATTATGGGCGCGTTTAACTTAGGTAACTACAGTGAATTTGGCTTGATTGTCGCCGCTGTGGCCACCCAAAAAGGCTGGCTACCGGCACACTGGCTGTTGATTATTGCTGTCGCCCTCAGTGCCAGCTTTCTGATTGCGGCGCCACTCAACAACATGGTGGCGCATATCTACGGCCGCTTTAGTGGCCATCTGAGCCGCTTGGAAAAATCGCCATTACATCCTGAAGATCGGCAGATTTCGCTGGGTAACCCGCGTTTTCTCATTCTAGGAATGGGGCGCATTGGTAGCGGTGCGTACGACGAGCTAAGAGCCCGCTTTGGCGACGTGATTCTGGGGATTGAGCACAAGCAGGAGTTGGTGGAATATCATCGTGAACATGGCCGCAATGTGGTGCAAGGCGATGCCGCCGATACCGACTTTTGGGACAAACTGGAACGCGCCCCCGCGCTTGAATTGGTACTGCTGGCAATGCCGTATCACGCCGGTAATATCTTTGCGGTAGAGCAACTGCGTAAGCGCGATTATCAAGGCAATATCAGCGCCATTATTCAGTACAGTGAAGATGCTAATTCGTTGAAACAATTAGGGGTCAATGCCGTGTACAACCTCTATGAAGCCGCCGGTGCTGGTTTTGTTGACCATGTGATGAATCAACTCACGCCAGTAGCAAACAACGAGCAAGCAGCGGAGTGCAATTCGTAA
- the galK gene encoding galactokinase: protein MSNPAPSATKLFVKTFGTKPDMLFSAPARVNLIGEHTDYNDGFVLPVAINFHTVIAVKVRKDNQFRAVSDAFNDIRHWQFGEEGTMNAEDGWINYLKGFCAAVHSTGLPAKGLDLAVVGNVPANAGLAASASLEIAFGTAINDTSQLHLSPLAVAQLAQRAENHYVGYGCGIMDHMTCAMAEEDCALLIDCADLETQPVKIPDEFSLMLINSGLPSVLHSDEFNQRRQQCEQVAQHFGVDSLRDLSLKQLISAEAQLDPVAYRRAHHVVTENERTQQAARALARGNIAKLSQLMAESHASLRDDFEISTPEIDMLVELVHNTVGNQGAVRLAGKGFGGCVVALVEHALTDDVIATVEQQYQAKTGLEASIYLCSPCAGASRIEK, encoded by the coding sequence ATGTCCAATCCAGCACCTAGTGCCACCAAACTTTTCGTCAAAACCTTTGGAACCAAACCCGATATGCTGTTTAGTGCGCCAGCGCGGGTCAACCTAATCGGCGAACATACCGATTATAACGACGGTTTCGTGCTGCCAGTTGCCATCAACTTCCACACAGTTATCGCGGTGAAAGTCCGCAAAGATAATCAATTCCGCGCCGTTTCGGATGCCTTTAACGATATTCGTCACTGGCAGTTTGGTGAAGAAGGCACCATGAATGCCGAAGATGGTTGGATAAACTACCTCAAAGGTTTTTGTGCGGCGGTACATTCGACCGGTTTACCCGCAAAAGGATTGGATTTAGCAGTGGTGGGCAATGTGCCCGCTAACGCAGGCTTGGCAGCATCAGCCTCCTTAGAAATCGCCTTCGGTACTGCGATCAACGACACCAGCCAGTTGCATCTATCGCCGTTAGCAGTGGCACAGTTAGCCCAGCGGGCGGAAAACCACTATGTCGGTTATGGCTGTGGCATCATGGACCATATGACCTGCGCCATGGCCGAAGAAGATTGCGCACTGCTGATTGATTGTGCCGATCTGGAAACGCAACCGGTCAAAATTCCCGATGAATTTAGCTTGATGCTGATTAACTCTGGGCTGCCATCGGTGCTGCACAGTGATGAGTTTAATCAGCGCCGTCAACAGTGTGAGCAAGTAGCACAGCACTTTGGTGTGGATAGTTTGCGCGATCTCAGCCTCAAGCAATTAATCAGCGCCGAAGCGCAGCTCGATCCGGTTGCCTACCGCCGAGCTCACCATGTGGTGACCGAAAACGAACGTACTCAGCAAGCTGCTCGCGCCTTGGCGCGTGGCAATATCGCCAAGTTGTCACAGCTGATGGCCGAAAGTCATGCCTCGCTGCGGGATGATTTCGAGATCAGCACACCTGAAATTGATATGCTGGTCGAACTGGTGCACAACACCGTCGGCAACCAAGGTGCGGTGCGCCTTGCAGGTAAAGGGTTTGGTGGCTGTGTGGTTGCCCTGGTTGAACATGCGCTAACCGACGACGTGATCGCCACCGTGGAGCAACAATATCAGGCAAAAACCGGACTGGAAGCGAGTATCTATCTCTGTAGTCCATGTGCGGGAGCCAGCAGAATCGAGAAGTAA